The proteins below are encoded in one region of Sebastes fasciatus isolate fSebFas1 chromosome 16, fSebFas1.pri, whole genome shotgun sequence:
- the capn5b gene encoding calpain-5, protein MFTSVKAFEGQQYSTLKRQCLQSGLLFEDPRFPAFDDSLFYQGNRIGRVVWKRPRELCEDPHLFVDGISAHDLHQGQLGNCWFVAACSSLASRESLWQKVIPDWKEQEWDTEKPESYAGIFHFRFWRFGEWVDVVIDDRLPTVDNQLVYCHSNDSNEFWSALVEKAYAKVYGVYEALDGGNTADALVDFTGGVSEPVDLLEGQMATDEVARNQLFERVLKVHNRDGLISCSIRATTVEDMEARLDCGLVKGHAYAVTDVRKVRLGHGLLAFFKSEKLQMIRMRNPWGEKEWSGPWSDSSEEWNKVSKSEREKLGVTVQDDGEFWMTFDDFCQYFTDLILCRLINTSYLSIHKTWEEEVMRGSWVHRQDPLRNRSGGCINHKATFLQNPQYVFDVKKVEDEVLICLQQKEKRATPKEGKGENLAIGFDIHRVELNRKYRMHSAQQKVAGSIYINSRCVFLRKELQEGRYVIIPTTFDPGQQGDFLLRVFTDVPSDCKELTLDDPPQTCWTGMCGYPQLVTQVHVLNAEGLQGQESNGAVDPYVIITCEGERVRSPVHKDTRCPNFDIKGLFYRKKPKEGIHIEIYNKNMIVDTFLGQVILFSDPNERQEQHTLHLRDKGSRQDNDLPGTLTVRLITSTTLTNI, encoded by the exons GAGCTGTGTGAGGACCCTCACCTGTTTGTGGATGGCATCAGCGCACACGATTTACATCAGGGACAGCTGGGGAACTGCTGGTTTGTAGCGGCGTGCTCCAGTCTGGCCTCCAGAGAGTCTCTGTGGCAAAAA GTCATTCCCGACTGGAAGGAGCAGGAGTGGGACACAGAGAAGCCAGAGTCGTATGCCGGGATTTTCCACTTCCGCTTCTGGCGCTTCGGTGAGTGGGTGGACGTGGTGATTGACGACCGGCTACCGACGGTGGACAACCAGCTGGTCTACTGCCACTCCAACGACAGCAACGAGTTCTGGAGCGCCCTGGTGGAGAAGGCCTACGCCAA GGTTTACGGCGTCTACGAGGCGTTGGATGGGGGAAACACGGCCGATGCTCTGGTGGATTTCACGGGTGGTGTTTCGGAGCCCGTGGACCTGCTGGAGGGTCAGATGGCGACGGACGAAGTGGCCCGAAACCAGCTGTTTGAAAGAGTTCTCAAAGTCCACAACAGAGACGGTCTCATCAGCTGCTCCATCAGG GCGACCACGGTAGAGGATATGGAGGCACGGCTCGACTGCGGCCTGGTCAAAGGCCACGCCTACGCCGTGACAGACGTACGGAAAGTGCGGCTAGGTCACGGACTGTTGGCCTTCTTCAAGTCGGAGAAGCTGCAGATGATCCGCATGAGGAACCCCTGGGGAGAGAAGGAGTGGAGCGGCCCCTGGAGCGACAG TTCGGAGGAGTGGAACAAGGTGAgcaagagcgagagagagaagctCGGTGTCACCGTGCAGGACGACGGCGAGTTCTG GATGACGTTCGACGACTTCTGCCAGTACTTCACTGACCTGATCCTGTGCCGCCTCATCAACACCTCCTACCTGAGCATCCACAAGacctgggaggaggaggtgatgaggGGCTCCTGGGTCCACCGCCAGGACCCCCTTCGCAACCGGTCCGGAGGCTGCATCAATCACAAGGCCACCTTCCTGCAGAACCCTCAG tATGTGTTTGATGTGAAGAAGGTGGAGGACGAGGTGCTGATCTGCTTAcagcagaaagaaaagagagccACACCCAAAGAGGGCAAAGGGGAAAACCTCGCCATAGGCTTTGATATTCACCGG GTGGAGCTAAATCGTAAGTACCGTATGCACTCAGCCCAGCAGAAAGTAGCGGGCTCCATCTACATCAACTCGCGCTGCGTCTTCCTCAGGAAGGAGTTGCAGGAGGGCCGCTACGTCATCATTCCCACAACCTTTGACCCCGGGCAGCAGGGCGACTTCCTGCTCCGTGTCTTCACTGATGTGCCTTCAGACTGCAA AGAGCTGACTCTTGATGATCCTCCTCAGACATGTTGGACGGGGATGTGTGGCTACCCTCAGCTGGTCACTCAGGTCCATGTACTGAATGCTGAGGGTCTGCAGGGACAGGAGTCCAATGGAG CTGTGGATCCGTACGTGATCATCACCTGTGAAGGAGAGAGGGTTCGTTCACCGGTTCACAAGGACACGCGGTGCCCAAACTTCGACATCAAAGGCCTGTTTTACCGCAAGAAACCCAAGGAGGGCATCCACATCGAG ATCTACAACAAGAACATGATCGTGGACACCTTCCTGGGTCAGGTGATCCTGTTCAGCGACCCCAACGAGCGGCAGGAGCAGCACACGCTTCACCTCCGCGACAAGGGCAGCCGCCAGGACAACGACCTCCCGGGCACGCTCACTGTGCGCCTCATCACCTCGACCACGCTCACCAACATCTGA
- the LOC141752568 gene encoding olfactory marker protein-like produces the protein MSTELELPFRPDTQLTEVMRLRVQSLQQRGQKRQDGERLLLPNEAVYRLDFSKQSLRFSQWTVRLPQTGRLTVTATSQLWTPDLTHLMTRQLLEPVGTFWREPGDASDAPVQWYEADAHEFGERIAEMAKVRKVMYFLLAFADGCSPETVDCSIVFTADC, from the coding sequence ATGTCTACAGAGTTGGAGCTGCCCTTCCGGCCGGACACCCAGCTGACGGAGGTGATGCGCCTGCGGGTTCAGTCTCTGCAGCAGCGAGGCCAGAAGAGGCAGGACGGTGAGCGCCTGCTGCTGCCCAACGAGGCCGTGTACAGACTGGACTTCTCCAAACAGTCCCTCAGGTTCTCACAGTGGACGGTGCGGCTGCCCCAGACGGGTCGCCTCACCGTCACGGCCACCTCGCAGCTCTGGACGCCCGACCTCACCCACCTGATGACGCGTCAGCTGCTGGAGCCTGTGGGGACTTTCTGGAGAGAGCCGGGCGACGCCAGCGACGCGCCCGTCCAGTGGTACGAGGCCGACGCGCACGAGTTTGGCGAGAGGATCGCAGAAATGGCTAAGGTGAGGAAGGTGATGTACTTCCTGTTAGCGTTTGCAGATGGCTGCAGCCCTGAGACTGTCGACTGCTCCATCGTCTTCACAGCGGATTGTTAA